The nucleotide sequence CAACAGGGTGTCTTGGCTCCTCCATAACCGCATACTACACCATGTGGTCGGTTGAGTAAAGTGCATACCCACTATTATTAAATATGGGAGTATGGTTACCATGTATGAAAGCAGTGATCTTAGAAAGGGTTTGAAAATCGAGATTGACGGGGATCCCTATATCGTCGTTCAGTTTGATTTTGTCAAACCCGGCAAAGGACAAGCCCTGTACAAATGTAAACTCAAAAATATGATAACCGGGGCACAATTTGACCGCACTTACCGGTCCGGCGAGAAATTCAATGAAGCCAATTTAGAAGAACATGAAATGGAGTATTTATATAGTGATGGTGGAAATTATTGCTTCATGAACACCTCGACCTACACCCAGGAATTCATGTCGGATGATCAGGTGGGTGATGCCAAGAATTTCTT is from Desulfobacterales bacterium and encodes:
- the efp gene encoding elongation factor P, which produces MYESSDLRKGLKIEIDGDPYIVVQFDFVKPGKGQALYKCKLKNMITGAQFDRTYRSGEKFNEANLEEHEMEYLYSDGGNYCFMNTSTYTQEFMSDDQVGDAKNFLKENTTCSLLFFDGRPIGITLPYFVELKIVFSEPWAKGDTAAGSTKPVTLETGFTIQVPPFINQGEKIRVDTRTGNYVERVK